A genomic segment from Ignisphaera cupida encodes:
- a CDS encoding ATP-binding protein, translated as MSYSLCKSEIVLGRVGEESYPNIVQIISKLPIPLGTYISIPFEAYDISTGNRKSHCAVGVVSVTSYKKIISTTPTFIASISTSIGIDDENLRYAPSKARIFADIINDYVETPTVPPPPDSEIYLAPSHILTRIFGSIKPSSIRIGHLLGRSDVEISVDVNALSKHLFITGTTGSGKSNTVAILADRIASIGGTILIFDVHGEYGNLEPQSPGVEVQKIDYKLNPLKIPTRMLTRMIIPEAGASRQRALASKAFEISKKVVDGLINNFGTGQELVNVIRNGKLNEILASNVGLKQYLSVLNLGSISMVDYENRSVDDILLELFTNIVVEVLKREKEEREAALKAISKIEEFFGTVSVSFTSPDVIDYLRPSSIIVLNVSELSDEQKDYSLKSILDELLSYARQKLLSGNPHPILVFIEEAHLFLSVSRQTISRSSIERVAREGRKFGLSLAIISQRPRNIDPNTVSQVQNFVFMKLVQEADQQAIMNISDMLTDDIATSLASLNTGEAIVLGEWIGKFPAYVKIDRHVGKRTGSTLDMVAIWSGMKLRKDMYTKLAASSEEAYKEFSSLL; from the coding sequence ATGAGCTATTCCTTGTGTAAATCTGAAATAGTTCTTGGAAGAGTTGGTGAGGAGTCTTATCCAAATATTGTTCAAATAATTTCGAAGCTTCCCATACCACTTGGCACATACATTTCAATACCTTTTGAAGCTTATGATATTTCAACAGGCAATAGAAAAAGCCACTGTGCAGTAGGCGTGGTTAGTGTAACATCGTACAAGAAAATCATATCTACTACACCAACATTTATAGCATCAATATCAACAAGTATAGGTATTGATGATGAGAACTTGAGGTATGCACCATCAAAGGCAAGAATATTTGCCGATATTATTAATGACTATGTTGAAACCCCAACAGTGCCTCCACCACCAGACTCGGAAATTTACCTAGCCCCATCACATATTCTAACAAGAATATTTGGCTCCATCAAACCAAGTAGCATTAGAATTGGGCATCTTCTTGGTAGAAGCGATGTTGAGATAAGTGTTGATGTAAATGCGCTCTCAAAACATCTATTCATTACAGGTACTACAGGTTCTGGAAAAAGCAATACTGTTGCAATACTTGCAGATAGAATAGCATCTATTGGTGGAACAATACTTATATTTGATGTTCATGGCGAGTATGGAAATTTGGAGCCACAATCACCAGGTGTTGAAGTTCAGAAAATTGACTATAAACTCAATCCACTGAAAATACCAACGCGAATGTTAACAAGAATGATAATTCCAGAAGCTGGGGCATCGAGACAAAGAGCTTTGGCTTCCAAGGCTTTTGAAATATCTAAAAAAGTTGTTGATGGTCTTATTAACAATTTTGGAACTGGCCAAGAACTTGTTAACGTAATTAGAAATGGCAAGCTAAATGAGATACTTGCAAGCAATGTTGGGTTGAAGCAATATCTTAGTGTTTTGAATTTGGGAAGCATATCTATGGTTGACTATGAGAATAGAAGTGTTGATGATATTTTGCTAGAGCTTTTCACTAATATTGTTGTTGAAGTATTGAAAAGGGAGAAGGAGGAGAGGGAGGCTGCATTAAAAGCAATTTCTAAAATAGAAGAGTTTTTTGGAACTGTTTCAGTTAGTTTTACATCACCAGATGTAATAGACTATCTAAGACCCTCATCTATAATTGTTTTGAATGTTTCTGAGCTTAGTGATGAGCAAAAGGATTATAGTTTGAAAAGCATATTGGATGAGCTTTTATCCTATGCAAGACAAAAACTGCTTTCTGGAAATCCCCACCCAATTCTGGTATTTATTGAGGAGGCCCACCTATTTCTTTCAGTATCTAGACAAACCATCTCTAGAAGCTCGATAGAAAGAGTTGCTAGAGAGGGAAGAAAATTTGGTTTGTCCTTGGCAATAATATCTCAAAGACCTAGAAACATAGACCCTAATACTGTTAGCCAAGTGCAGAACTTTGTGTTTATGAAGCTTGTTCAAGAAGCTGATCAGCAGGCCATAATGAACATATCTGATATGTTAACAGATGATATAGCAACATCACTTGCATCTCTCAATACTGGAGAGGCTATAGTTCTTGGTGAATGGATTGGCAAATTCCCTGCCTATGTGAAAATAGATAGACATGTTGGGAAGAGAACTGGGTCAACACTTGATATGGTAGCTATTTGGAGTGGTATGAAGCTAAGAAAGGACATGTACACCAAGTTAGCAGCATCAAGTGAAGAGGCATACAAAGAGTTTTCTAGTTTGTTATAG
- a CDS encoding metallophosphoesterase family protein, with protein MFALHVSDTHLGSMQYSLLSRAKDVYAAFGETIEIALRERVDFYIHSGDFFDSPNPPPEAYIVAYKGLKKLRERNIRVVAIAGQHDIPKRYSVSPLHILHDLGLLDLVAVSEATQKEFDYGQNKMVFVAIPYSQRFSILKLQKPLTKTGKAVLVAHLLLKELGIPSEYADISIKQLPEWFNYIALGDYHIKTEFRHGPCYVVYPGATEVFRVNECCEKYVALVDLSIDYPKPEYIKLSSTRPWIRITYSDFQKFVSELSSTLLEIKKKNLKQPIVFVEMHGSGIEQLERYLLSLRVNGEIEFFRIVYSDEKVKEQPIIESIAENIEYIDLQKIVETVVKDRELAALLTSLAKEPSKSLAQKIVDYLKEKPDVVKRLESEFLANKLTSFVKNKVNSLKV; from the coding sequence ATGTTTGCTCTTCATGTTAGTGATACACACTTGGGGTCTATGCAATATAGTCTTCTATCTAGAGCTAAAGATGTGTATGCAGCTTTTGGAGAAACCATAGAAATAGCGCTAAGGGAAAGAGTTGACTTCTACATACATTCTGGGGATTTTTTCGATTCCCCAAACCCACCACCTGAAGCATATATTGTTGCATATAAAGGGTTGAAGAAGCTTAGAGAAAGAAACATAAGGGTTGTTGCTATTGCTGGTCAGCATGATATTCCAAAGAGGTACTCGGTTTCACCTCTACACATTTTGCATGATCTTGGCTTATTGGATTTAGTTGCTGTAAGCGAGGCAACTCAAAAGGAATTTGATTATGGGCAGAACAAGATGGTTTTTGTAGCTATTCCATATTCTCAAAGATTCTCAATTTTGAAATTGCAAAAGCCATTAACTAAAACTGGTAAAGCTGTGTTGGTTGCTCATCTTCTTCTCAAAGAGCTTGGCATTCCCAGTGAATATGCTGATATCTCAATTAAGCAACTACCAGAATGGTTTAACTACATAGCTCTCGGAGATTATCACATAAAAACTGAGTTTAGACATGGCCCATGCTACGTTGTTTATCCCGGGGCTACAGAGGTTTTTAGAGTTAATGAATGTTGTGAAAAATATGTAGCATTAGTTGATTTGAGTATTGATTACCCCAAGCCAGAGTACATTAAATTATCTAGTACAAGACCATGGATTAGGATTACATACAGTGATTTTCAGAAGTTTGTAAGTGAGCTTAGTTCCACGCTTCTAGAGATTAAAAAGAAAAACTTGAAGCAGCCAATTGTTTTTGTGGAAATGCATGGTTCTGGTATAGAACAGTTGGAAAGATACTTACTGTCTTTGCGAGTAAATGGTGAAATAGAGTTTTTTAGAATAGTATATTCTGATGAAAAAGTAAAGGAACAGCCAATTATTGAATCCATTGCTGAAAACATTGAGTATATAGATTTGCAGAAAATTGTGGAAACTGTTGTAAAAGATCGTGAACTTGCAGCATTGTTAACAAGTCTTGCTAAAGAACCTTCAAAGAGCTTGGCACAAAAAATTGTTGATTATTTAAAGGAGAAGCCAGATGTTGTGAAAAGGCTTGAATCAGAGTTTCTGGCAAATAAATTAACATCGTTTGTTAAGAACAAGGTGAATTCATTGAAAGTTTGA
- a CDS encoding AAA family ATPase: MSETILVKRVKIRNILSHENTEITLPSGLIAFVGPNGAGKSSIIDSIIYALFVTPSAAKGIRGEGKKGILRIGASEGFIEVEMNVGGKTYIVQRFVSSQKPDMAYLIEVQENGMKRTLATGVQSVISAVEKLLSIPSTDAVRFSIISRQNELTKFIDAREAERKEIILKLLGLDELEKAKDILKEVLNDISKAKTLYDEKKRLISDAQKEFEYIEKELSNLYKKKSDLEKELAELNTKILVLEKAKDALYKYEKLKQAERVFNEIAKYERIEGICKEISTFDISLMMSKLEIYKNLKKKVDEVSKQLDDEIRKIQAVVQGLKEFLPLDQTSVENLDAYIKLVENKIDEIREKKQLKKAEIEINEKSINIIASSSTCPVCERPLDEQLRKAILAGIGNKIRDAKKIINEFEKMESRLREYVNSLKNSKEIISRLNLALETLNEQINKALEEYEKFKQFSMGIIEKAKLYDEFRECVELNDFGVIKTMQCLHRRAIESMKILSDRRNMLGKILNELNLDVSELQNYLQKIQKTLLELGIDIEKTRYEDLEMEYRKYTSALQRIRDELKFIEGQIKELENRRNSLATRMENLRNEIKKLEKDVEILDVLSFITNNVMGRDGLIARTLTKEARRLMELYTNAILSEFGMDFQIRIDDDFGIDVHSPLGRMDLRGLSGGETIALAIALRIALAYTIFGRLPGFFILDEPTQFLDEERRRVVFEIIKRLSQRMPQVIVVTHDREVIDLADRVFYVVKEGNKSIIREKSLVIEEIIP, encoded by the coding sequence ATGAGTGAAACTATTCTGGTAAAAAGAGTTAAGATAAGAAATATACTCTCCCATGAGAACACTGAAATAACTTTACCAAGTGGTTTAATAGCTTTTGTAGGGCCTAATGGTGCTGGCAAGAGCTCGATAATAGACTCTATAATTTATGCATTATTTGTAACACCCTCTGCTGCTAAGGGAATTAGAGGTGAAGGAAAAAAGGGTATTCTGAGAATAGGTGCTTCAGAAGGGTTTATAGAGGTGGAGATGAATGTAGGTGGCAAAACATATATTGTACAAAGATTTGTTAGTAGTCAAAAGCCGGACATGGCCTATCTTATAGAGGTGCAAGAAAATGGTATGAAAAGAACTTTGGCTACAGGCGTTCAAAGTGTTATAAGTGCTGTTGAAAAGCTTTTGTCAATACCATCAACAGATGCTGTGAGATTCTCAATAATTTCTAGACAAAATGAGTTAACAAAATTTATTGATGCACGTGAAGCTGAAAGAAAGGAAATAATTCTGAAGCTTCTTGGGCTTGATGAACTTGAGAAAGCAAAGGATATTCTAAAGGAGGTATTAAATGATATAAGTAAAGCTAAGACTCTGTACGATGAGAAAAAGAGATTGATTAGTGATGCACAAAAAGAGTTTGAATACATTGAGAAGGAGCTGAGCAATCTCTATAAAAAGAAAAGTGATCTTGAAAAAGAATTAGCTGAGTTAAATACTAAGATCTTGGTACTTGAAAAGGCAAAAGATGCTTTGTATAAATATGAAAAGCTTAAACAAGCAGAAAGAGTTTTCAATGAAATTGCTAAGTATGAAAGAATAGAAGGTATTTGCAAAGAAATATCAACCTTTGATATAAGCTTAATGATGTCTAAGCTAGAGATATATAAAAACCTCAAGAAAAAAGTTGATGAAGTTTCTAAACAATTAGATGATGAGATAAGAAAAATTCAAGCAGTAGTTCAAGGCCTGAAAGAGTTTTTGCCATTGGATCAGACAAGTGTTGAGAATTTAGATGCATATATTAAGCTTGTGGAAAATAAAATTGATGAAATTAGAGAAAAGAAGCAATTGAAAAAAGCAGAAATTGAAATAAATGAAAAGTCTATTAACATAATAGCATCTTCTTCAACATGCCCAGTTTGTGAAAGACCCTTAGATGAACAACTGAGAAAAGCGATATTAGCAGGTATTGGAAATAAAATTAGAGATGCTAAGAAGATTATAAATGAGTTTGAAAAGATGGAGAGTAGGCTAAGAGAATATGTAAATTCTTTGAAAAACTCAAAGGAGATTATATCTCGATTGAATCTGGCTCTAGAAACATTGAATGAACAAATTAACAAGGCTTTAGAAGAATATGAAAAGTTTAAACAATTTAGCATGGGTATTATAGAGAAGGCTAAGCTCTATGATGAATTTAGAGAATGTGTTGAGTTGAATGATTTTGGTGTTATAAAAACAATGCAGTGTCTTCATAGAAGAGCCATAGAAAGTATGAAGATTTTAAGTGATAGAAGAAATATGCTTGGAAAAATATTGAATGAATTGAATTTAGATGTTTCAGAACTTCAAAACTACTTGCAGAAAATTCAAAAAACTCTTCTAGAGCTAGGCATAGACATTGAGAAGACAAGATATGAAGACTTAGAGATGGAGTATAGGAAGTATACTTCTGCTTTACAGAGGATTAGGGATGAGTTAAAATTTATTGAGGGGCAAATAAAGGAGCTTGAGAATCGCAGAAACAGTTTAGCAACTAGAATGGAGAATCTTAGAAATGAGATTAAGAAGCTTGAAAAGGATGTGGAAATTCTTGATGTGCTTAGTTTTATAACAAATAATGTTATGGGTAGAGATGGTCTCATAGCAAGGACCTTGACAAAAGAGGCTAGAAGGCTTATGGAGCTTTACACAAATGCTATTCTAAGTGAGTTTGGAATGGATTTTCAGATAAGAATTGATGATGATTTTGGTATAGATGTTCACAGCCCACTGGGTAGAATGGATTTGAGGGGTTTAAGTGGTGGCGAAACAATTGCTCTTGCTATAGCATTGAGAATAGCTCTCGCCTATACGATATTTGGTAGATTACCAGGTTTCTTCATATTGGATGAGCCTACACAGTTTCTTGATGAGGAGAGGAGAAGAGTTGTGTTTGAAATAATAAAGAGGCTTTCTCAGAGAATGCCACAGGTAATTGTTGTTACTCATGATAGAGAGGTTATAGATCTTGCTGATAGAGTATTCTACGTGGTTAAGGAAGGTAATAAATCTATTATAAGAGAAAAAAGTCTTGTTATTGAAGAGATTATTCCTTAG
- a CDS encoding thiamine pyrophosphate-dependent enzyme, with protein sequence MSSPTKPGYKTVFDIPRDELFAPGHGLCAGCTAGTIVRLLLKVAGPNTIVVNPTGCVEVSTTTFPFTSWRVPYIHVAFENAAAVASGVEAAIKILKKKGVIDSNKQINVVVFAGDGGTADIGIQALSGMLERGHKVMYVMYDNEAYMNTGIQRSGTTPQFAWTTTTPVGKILKGKLQIKKPMAEIAAAHRIPYVATANPAHFLDMMNKFRRGLEVEGPSFIHVLQPCTTGWRFDPRMGIKLARLATETAMWINWELDHGEFRVTVSVPKRKHVKHYLRLQGRFNHLTDADIEEIQKYVDKEVERINKMVGKEVIGPVVE encoded by the coding sequence ATGAGCTCCCCAACTAAACCAGGCTATAAAACAGTATTTGATATTCCAAGAGATGAACTATTTGCTCCAGGCCACGGTCTTTGTGCTGGATGTACAGCAGGAACCATTGTTAGACTCTTGCTTAAAGTTGCAGGCCCCAACACAATAGTTGTTAACCCCACAGGCTGTGTTGAGGTATCAACAACAACATTTCCATTCACATCATGGAGAGTGCCATATATTCACGTAGCATTTGAAAATGCAGCAGCAGTTGCAAGTGGTGTGGAAGCTGCTATAAAGATTTTGAAGAAGAAAGGTGTCATAGACTCCAACAAGCAAATAAATGTTGTTGTGTTTGCTGGTGATGGTGGCACAGCTGATATTGGTATTCAAGCTCTTAGTGGAATGCTTGAAAGAGGTCATAAAGTAATGTATGTAATGTATGATAATGAAGCATATATGAATACGGGTATTCAGAGAAGTGGAACAACACCACAATTTGCATGGACCACAACAACACCTGTTGGAAAGATTTTGAAGGGTAAACTACAAATAAAGAAGCCAATGGCTGAAATAGCGGCTGCTCATAGAATTCCCTATGTTGCTACAGCAAATCCTGCACACTTCCTAGACATGATGAACAAGTTTAGAAGAGGTCTCGAGGTAGAAGGCCCATCATTTATCCATGTGCTGCAGCCTTGCACAACTGGCTGGAGATTTGATCCAAGAATGGGAATAAAACTTGCTAGACTAGCTACTGAAACTGCTATGTGGATAAACTGGGAGCTTGACCATGGAGAGTTCAGAGTCACTGTTTCAGTGCCTAAGAGAAAGCATGTGAAGCACTACTTAAGACTTCAGGGGAGGTTCAACCATTTAACTGATGCTGATATAGAAGAAATTCAGAAGTATGTTGATAAAGAGGTTGAAAGAATCAATAAAATGGTTGGAAAGGAAGTTATAGGACCTGTTGTTGAGTAG
- a CDS encoding ferredoxin oxidoreductase: protein MEKELWIRIPLSSNYAAAYAAKDADVDVVAAYPITPQTPVVEKIAEFIANGELDAEMIHVESEHSALSACVGAAATGARTFTATSAQGLELMHEILHIASGLRLPIVMAIAARALSAPISIWGDYSDVMNVRDTSWIIMIASTAQEVYDSVIQAYKIAENPNVLLPAMVAYDGFIMSHTYEPVYVAQNRSIILDYIPKKKPVWNVLDVEKPITIGAVGNPDWYYEFKYQQVVAIENSFDVMREAFQEFEKRFGRKYGFIETYNLENSKIGVLTYGGLYGTVQEAVDYLKKTSGLNVAAIKLRVFRPFPQEELLKIIKNLEALIVIDRAISFGAPVEGTVALEAMSIAFKKGVDIPIHSYIASIGQRAVTEEDIVAIVKNSMNLLEKGVRITDKSIYWGVRA from the coding sequence ATGGAGAAAGAGTTGTGGATTAGAATACCTTTAAGCTCAAACTATGCAGCTGCTTACGCAGCTAAAGATGCTGATGTAGATGTTGTTGCAGCTTATCCAATCACACCTCAAACACCAGTTGTAGAAAAAATTGCAGAATTCATAGCAAATGGTGAACTAGATGCTGAAATGATTCATGTTGAAAGCGAGCACTCGGCTCTCAGTGCATGTGTAGGTGCAGCTGCAACTGGTGCAAGAACATTTACAGCAACATCTGCTCAAGGACTTGAACTTATGCATGAGATTCTCCATATAGCATCTGGTTTGAGACTACCAATAGTTATGGCAATAGCCGCTAGAGCTCTTTCAGCTCCCATAAGCATTTGGGGAGACTATAGTGATGTTATGAACGTTAGAGATACCTCATGGATTATAATGATAGCTTCAACAGCTCAAGAGGTTTATGATAGTGTTATTCAAGCGTATAAAATAGCTGAAAATCCAAATGTTTTGCTACCTGCTATGGTAGCATATGATGGTTTTATAATGAGTCACACCTATGAACCTGTTTATGTTGCTCAAAACAGGTCTATAATACTGGATTACATACCTAAGAAAAAACCTGTGTGGAATGTTCTTGATGTTGAAAAACCAATTACAATAGGTGCTGTAGGCAATCCCGATTGGTACTATGAATTCAAATATCAGCAAGTTGTAGCAATAGAAAATTCATTTGATGTTATGAGAGAAGCGTTTCAAGAGTTTGAGAAAAGATTTGGCAGAAAATATGGCTTCATAGAAACATATAACCTAGAGAATAGCAAAATTGGAGTACTAACCTATGGAGGACTGTATGGTACAGTTCAAGAGGCTGTGGATTATTTGAAGAAGACATCAGGTTTGAATGTAGCAGCTATTAAGCTTAGGGTTTTCAGACCATTCCCACAGGAAGAACTTCTCAAAATAATTAAAAATCTAGAAGCGCTAATAGTAATTGATAGAGCAATAAGCTTTGGAGCACCAGTAGAGGGCACTGTAGCCTTGGAAGCAATGTCTATAGCATTTAAGAAGGGTGTGGACATACCAATTCACAGCTACATAGCATCGATTGGTCAAAGAGCTGTAACAGAAGAGGATATAGTAGCTATTGTGAAGAATAGTATGAATCTTCTTGAAAAAGGTGTAAGAATTACTGATAAATCCATTTATTGGGGTGTTAGAGCATGA
- a CDS encoding 4Fe-4S binding protein: MSTSFKKLGWREMPIGGAIIEPGNSINRPTGDWRVFKPVINQDKCVRCYLCWVFCPEPAIKILDKPYKTASGREWKITFEVDYAFCKGCGICVEECPVKAIDFVEEVK, from the coding sequence ATGAGCACAAGCTTCAAAAAATTAGGTTGGAGAGAAATGCCAATTGGAGGAGCGATTATAGAGCCTGGAAACAGTATTAATAGACCAACTGGCGATTGGAGAGTATTCAAGCCTGTGATAAATCAAGATAAATGTGTTAGATGTTATCTTTGCTGGGTTTTCTGCCCAGAACCAGCAATAAAGATTTTGGATAAGCCCTATAAAACAGCAAGTGGTAGAGAGTGGAAGATCACTTTTGAAGTTGATTACGCTTTTTGCAAAGGATGTGGAATATGTGTTGAGGAATGTCCTGTTAAGGCAATTGATTTTGTTGAGGAGGTGAAGTAG